In the Sorghum bicolor cultivar BTx623 chromosome 4, Sorghum_bicolor_NCBIv3, whole genome shotgun sequence genome, GAGATCAGGCCGCACTTTCTAAACTGAATTcattatttgacaaaaaaaactGAATTCATTAAAAAAAAGCTGACACAGTATGTGCCAGACTATTTGAAATCCAACCCATTACAGCATGTAATCTTGAAtccttattattttattaaactcTGACTCAAGGTCCATAATAAATTATGTAATATTTATACACAAGGCAATTTCTTACATCTGCACTACACCAATATTGAAATGTCTTATGCCAATATTGAAATGTCTTATGTGTATGTTATCACATGATTCAACATCTAATCTATACATATCCCGTTGTAGCATAAAGGCCAACAAATATTTACAACAAAATGACAACAGCCACCATTCATGGACACTGACCCTGACGTAACTTCagattatttattaaacacaaaaATGAAATATGCAACCAAGAGTTGCCCTTGGCAGTTAGCACTGATTATAGAATAATACCAAGTTCCTAATGAGTTTGATCCACCAACAGGAATCACATATGGCTTCCTCCCTTCTTCCAGAAGCCTTTTTTTCAGCAGATCAGCTAAAGCCTACACCAAATAAGTCAATGTCATACAATTAGAAATTCCctagtccaaaaaaaaaaagaaactaggGCAAGTGTCAGTGCACAGTGGCACAAAGCATAGTTTTATTTACTTAAGTGTAAGCTACTTGATTGGTTCTATAGAGAAGTGACTAATCATGCCTGAATGACAAGTAACACCACAGTGGGACAAAGGCATTGATTACGGATGGCCATGCAGAAACACGATAAATGTTCACATCGATAACATAATTAAACATGAAGAAGAGCTTACCACACTGCCAATTTTTCCATACTCTTCTTTCGACACAAGATCAATGTGTGCCCCAACTAGTCTCTCGACAAGGAGATTGCCAACCAAACCAGGGTCCTTATCCACAAGAAGCTGAAAATGTTCCACCAAAACCAAATTATGCCAAAGCAATCTACAGATTTCACATCaccaacaacacaaaatttacCTTGGAGGTACGTAGTATCAGGTAACAATCAAGATTGAGATACTTAGCAGCCACAGCTGTGGCACGGCAGTGGTTGCTCTGTATACCACCAACAGTAATAACGCAGTCTGCCCCTTGTGCTACAGCATCTGCCAACAAGAACTCCAGCTTCCGGACCTTGTTTCCACTCAACTGCATTCCTGATAAATCGTCTCGCTACAAATCCCCCAGAAAAGTCCCGTGTCAGAGAAAAAAAATGTCAAATTAACATGAATTACAAGTTTTTGATTGAATTTTAACGGGAACCGGGGAGACTGGTTGCACCTTGATCCATACTTCCGTGCCTTCCGGCAAATTGGGCAGATTCCACTTGTGAATCGGCGTTGGGAACTGTTTCAATTTGATAGCATAATTCACGAGTCACACGAAAGTGATCAACTCAGACACAGCCAAGTCAATTAGAAGTTAAGAACTAATCTGAAATAATGGATAGAGCAGGTAGCGATCAAGCAGTGGGGCAGGAATAGATGGGGAAGGGAAGCTTACCTGGCCAAGCGAGAAGGTATGGGAAGGCATGGGGGATAGGTGCGTGGCCCACGACGGCGGCGCGTAAGGCTTCTTCGAGAGGAAGCCCCCGATCTGAGAGGTGGCAGAGGAGAAGGTGGAGGGAACTCCGGCCACCCCGGTGGCGGTGACTCCGGCCatcccggcggcggcgacaaGACTCAGGTGGCGGACGGCAGCGAAGCGACAGAGGAGTGGAAGAGTCGAAGTGACGGTCACTCCGAGGAGAGCCATGGAGCATTGACGTTTCCGCGACCAGAACTCCAGAAGGCGGCCCGCACGCCAGTTAGATGGGCCAAAACCGGCCCAACTCTAGGCCTAGGGGCACGCACGATTGGTTTCGGTCTAGCGTGAAACAAAATTTTCATGATCAAAGTTTGAGAGCATGGCCAAATTTTGGCAAACTAGTAGTTTCATCAAAGGGACAAACTAGTTTCACCAAACGCATCTACAACATTGATAAGAAGAACAAATTGTTATGGGTTCTAATAAAACGTGACAAAATCTTTTCCAGTAGAGAAAGGTATAGGTCGGCTTTGATAATAACAAATCGAAATAACTCATTACTCATCAATCAAGTCCAACATTTGCATCCCGATATTTCATTCATCATCATTATTATAACGACTATAAGGAACCCCACTGTGGAGAAAGCATGGCAGGTTAGTAAATGAGATTTTGATTTAGCCAGGTCATTCATGTATAGAACATCTTTACGGCACCAAATTTTTGTAAGAGATCATGAACTTATTCCCAGAAAAGCATGGCAGGTTAGTATATTCTTAAGGCTATTTTTAGTGGATAATTTTATAGTATTGTTGCCCAGAATGTCATGACAGACGGGATGCAATGAAACACAGGCGAAACAACCACCTTCAATGCATGATTTTATTCTACTGTTTCATATACATTTAATctataaaataaaacaaaaccaaggaaattttatttatatgatatatatttttttaaaggaGATTACCTCGGCTTTTAAGAAAGCCAATAACAGAGTCATTACATACTGGGGATACCAGTTTCAAAGGAAGCAAAAACCCACACAAGTTCAGACCAGCAACAAAACAATCTAACTAAGTGACCAGCCTACAGAGCCAACCACCCAGAAAGATACAAAGAGCTAAATGACCATCACATCCGACAGGGAGTTGATAGAATGATCTTTCTGCACCATCCAGTCAGATAAGGACTGCACCATCTCCTTCATCTTGGCTCTGTCGCTCTCCCTTTGTAGATCCGTCCAAGTCTGCAGAAGATTGATAGCCGAGTGAATCACAACATCAGGTGAGTTAGGAAAGCGTTTctcgatggccatcttgtttctATTCTTCCAAATTGCCCAAGTCACTCCTGCAAAAAGTGTGAAGCATAGTTTCTTAGAGATACCGAGCCTCCTTGGCACCCATTGAGATGTTACATCATGAATCGACGTTAGAAAAGTGTGAAGATTAAAAGCATCCCTTATGCAACTCCAAACGTATTGCGCAAAGACGCATCCAAACAAAAGATGATTGACCGTCTCAGATACAGGACAAATACAACAGAGAGGGCTTCCCTGCCATCCCCGTTTTGTAAGAGAAGAAGCAGTTTGTAATTTCCTATGGAAAACTTGCCAAAGGAAAACTttaacttttaaaggcattctACACCCCCAAATTAGCTCGTTTACTTTATCTCTGACTCCCCCATGGGTGAGACAGGTATAAAGCGATCTAGTTGTAAATTTCCCTGATTTTTCAAGAACCCAACTGACATCATCCTCTCCTAATCCATCTAAACTCACCTCCTGCAGCACCTCTTGAAAATCATTCCATTCATCCAGAACAGCCCCATGCAGACTTCTTCTAAGAGGAATATCCCAACCACTCTCTTTCCACATACTTTTCACTGTAGCTTCTGGATTTTGACAGATTTCAAAAATATGTCTATATTGTATCCTCAAGGGAAGACCTCCCAACCAGTTATCATGCCAGAAACGAACAGCACTCCCCTTATGCACCTTATATTCAGCACCCCAATTATACAAGTGTTTCACCTTATGGAGGCCCTTCCAAAATTGAGAGGCACCCTGACAAGATGAGCCAAGGAAACCTTTTCCTTTCATATATTTAGCATCTAAGATTTTATACCACAGTTCATTGAGCCTCTTATCAATCTTCCAGATCCATTTTGTGatcaagcattcattcatcAAAAGAGTATTGATAATCCCTAGGCCCCCCTGGGCTTTCGGTCTAGCCATTGCTATCCATTTAGCCATATGATACTTAGACTGTTCCCCTGCCCCTTGCCAGAAAAACTTTGCTCTGATAGCATCCATTTTCTTATGTACCCCCTTGGGCAACATATAAAACCCCATCATATACATTGGCAGATTACTCAGACAAGAATTTGTAAGGATCAACTTTCCACCAGAAGTCATAAACTTCCCTTTCTAAGGATCTAGTCTTTTACTCATGCGAGCAGAAAGCCCTTAGAAAGCATTTATGCCTAACTCCTTGTCAGACACTGGAATGCCTAAATACTTAATTGGTAACTCCCCCAGTTTACAATTTAGCATGTTagcctttctttctttttctatcTGAGAATAACCAAACAACAGAACCTCACTCTTGTGATAATTAATTTTCAAACCAGATAGCCATTCAAAGCAATATAGCAGGATTTTGAGGTTTGTAATTGACTGATCAGATCCATCTGTCATAATAATAGTGTCATCTGCATATTGGATATGAGAAATACCTTTATCAATTAGAGAGTCAAGCACTCCCACAATAAGATTTTTCTCAACAGCTTTGTCTAACATTGAGCTCAGAGCATCAGCTACTAGATTGAATAAAAGAGGAGATAAAGGATCCCCCTGCCTCAGACCCCTCAAAGTTCTAAAGTAGGGACCCCTTGTCCCATTAATattaatacaaacttgtcctcCTTTGACAGTTTGCATGACCCAATTGACCCATTTCACAGGGAAGCCTTTTCCATGTAAAACTTCCTCTAAAAAATCCCATCTCACCCTGTCATAAGCTTTCTCAAAATCAATCTTAAGGATCATTCCTTTCCTCTTGCCATTCCTCAACGAGTGTATGACCTCATGGAGAATGGCAACTCCTTCCAAGATGCATCTTCCTTTAATAAAACCAGTCTGATTGCTACCAATTACATCTTTCACCACAGGAGTCACCCTCTCTGTAAGAACTTTAGTAAAGCCTTTGTAGTCCACATTGAGAAGGCAAATAGGCCTATACTGCTTAATGCAGCTAGCATCCTGAACTTTAGGAACTAAGGTTATAACTCCAAAATTCAATCTCTTTATGTCTAGCTCACCCTTATGGAAATCCAAGAACATTTTAAGATATCTTTCTTTAATGACCTCCCAAAAGGTTTGAAAAAAGAAGGCACCAAATCCATTTGGGCCAGGAGCAGCATCCTTTTTCATATAAAAAAAGGCATGTTTAACTTCTTCTTCTGAAAAATCTTTTAGTAATCTCTTTTTATCATCCTCCTTAACTTTCTTGCCGTCAGACCAGAAATTACCAGATAAGAAGATATGTCTTTGATCCACAGGCCCAAACAATTTTTTGTAGAACTGAACAACATGGTCCATAATCTCCTCTTGAGTTTTGATCACCCCATGATCAGTTTACAGTTGTATAATAgtactttttcttcttctcccatTTACAAATTGATGGAAAAATTTAGTATTTGAGTCACCAGCCTGCAACCAATGTTTACCCATTCTTTGCCTCCAATATAATTCCTCTTCAGCATATAAAATCTCCATCTGTTTTTCTATATTGTATCTATGCAACCATTCCTCCTGGCTGAGTTCCCTTACTTCAGCCTGAGAATCTATAATAGATAGTTCAACCATAAGCTcatttctcttctttttctgtTCACCTATTCTCCTAATATTCCAACCTTTTAATTTGGTTCTTAGCCACACCATGCAGCCATGCCATGAATCTAGGGAATAACAAGTTTCTGGGCACCTTGCCTCAGATTCTCTCCAAATACAGGTAGATAACTCTCTAAAACCTTCCACTAGCACCCATTGCTGATCAAAAAAGAAATATCTAGGCCTAGTAGTCAAGCTTTCCCCATCATCCACAATGACTGGAGAATGATCTGACCCTACTCTGGTTAAACACCAAGAGAGAGATAAAGGATACTTCTCCTCCCAACCAGAAGAGAAAAGCACTCTGTCCAGATTAACCATGATTGGTTTACTCTGCTTGTTAGTCCAGGTATACCTCTGCCCAGATCTTTTGAGTTCCCTTAACTGATGATCCCCTATGAAAGTATTAAACTGATCCATTAAATGAAAATTGACATTATCAGAGTTCTTGTCAGATTCTTCTCTTATCAAATTAAAGTCCCCCCCAATGATAATGGGTAACACTGTTTGCTGGCAAACTGAATCTAATTCTGCAAGAAAGTCTCCTGAATATTCATGCTGTACTGGACCATATACAGTTACCATAACCCATCTAAAATTAGAAAATCTATTTCTAATAGTCATCACCACACAATACTCCAGAATATCACAAGCTTCCATTTCTAGCTTCTCCTGATTGACCCCCATCAAAATACCTCCAGATTTTCCTTTAGCAGCAGACCATTTCCAAGAGAACACCTTGTTCCCAGCTAACTCCAGAAGATCTCCATCTGAAAAAGACTCTTTGATTGTCTCCTGTATCCCTACCACTTGCAGGTTATGTTCTTCAATAAACTCTCGAACCTGTCTTTTCCTACTACTCTTTCCTATCCCCCTGATATTCCAGAAAAGAAACCTCATTTAGATAACTTTTTAGGTCTTCCCCTCTTCCTAGGGGCTACTACAACTGTTTCATTGTTAGACTCTACTGCAAACCCTCTTGCTGTATTGTCTATAACATTCAAACTATATTCTTGAATGGCCTCCTCTCCTTGAGGGGCAGTTCTCTTATTAACAGATTCCAAGTACTCCTTGTAATTGGCCTCTGCTAACGCTGCTCTAACCTTTTCCTCGGCTCTAAAAACCTCAATTTGGGTATCAACATTAACAATATCAAGATCAAGAGCCGAAGCTACCTCTTGGATGTAATCATTGCTTAAATTGTTTAATACCAAAAATTGATTAGATTCAGAAATACCTTTTGATACATCATCCCTGTTCTGTGCCCGTTGCATAGCTTTCTCCAGCATGGATCTTCCATCTTGCTGAATCCTGTTGCTCACTCTTGTTGCAATCACCACCTTGCCTCCTGTCTTCTTCTTagctttcttcttcgaagaGCTAATCCAGGTTTGCTCCAGTACTTCAGCCATATCATCATCATGACAGGACTCCATGTCCCCAAATTCTACCTCTGATTCCTGAGTGATAATCCCCAATTCTCCTGCTTCATCATCATCTAATAACCCTGATATCAGTTTACTTCCTTGGTTGGAATCACCAACGTTTTCCCCCAATGCATAACTTTGTGGGCTTTCATTTGCATGATTGGGTTGTGAAATGTTATCCAAAGACTCTCCATCCCCATCAACCACATATTC is a window encoding:
- the LOC8075221 gene encoding putative D-cysteine desulfhydrase 1, mitochondrial, producing the protein MALLGVTVTSTLPLLCRFAAVRHLSLVAAAGMAGVTATGVAGVPSTFSSATSQIGGFLSKKPYAPPSWATHLSPMPSHTFSLGQFPTPIHKWNLPNLPEGTEVWIKRDDLSGMQLSGNKVRKLEFLLADAVAQGADCVITVGGIQSNHCRATAVAAKYLNLDCYLILRTSKLLVDKDPGLVGNLLVERLVGAHIDLVSKEEYGKIGSVALADLLKKRLLEEGRKPYVIPVGGSNSLGTWGYIEAIREIEQQIQQSADVQFDDIVVACGSGGTIAGLALGSRLSSLNTKVHAFSVCDDPEYFYDYAQGLIDGLDSGLDSHDIVSIKNAKGLGYAMNTAEELKFVKDIAAATGIVLDPVYSGKAVYGLLKDMAANPTKWKGRRVLFIHTGGLLGLYDKADQLSSLAGSWRRMDLEDSVPRKDGTGKMF